From the Cyanobium sp. M30B3 genome, the window ACGACAACCACACCCTGCTCACCTCCCTGCTGGAGGCCGTGGGCAGCGATGAGAACTTCATGGTGGAGGACTGAGCAGGCCAGGTCTGAACTTCAGCCTGGCAGCGCCGAGCGTCAGCGGTTGCCACCGCTGGAGTGCTCGAACAGCAGGTGAAAGCGCTGGCGATCCAGCTCCGCCATCACCGGCAGACAGCCAAAGCAGCGCTGGGCCAGCTCCCAGCGGCCCTCCCGCTGCAACATCGCCTCCAGCTGATCGCGGGCCGGCAGCAGATAGCGCACATCGCCGGCCGCATAGGCCAGCTGGGCCTCGCTGAGGTCCTCCACCCGACCCCAGTCGGAGCTCTGGGCCTGCTTGTCGAGCTCCACGCCCACCAGCTCCTGCACCACCTCCTTGAGCCCGTGCCTGGGGCTGTAGGTGCGCCCCAGGCGACTGGCCACCTTGGTGCAGAAGATCGGCGCCACGGTGATGCCCAGGTTCTCGGCCAGGGCAGCCACATCGAAGCGGGCGAAGTGGAACACTTTCTCGATCGCCCCGTCCTCCATCAGGGCCTGCAGCCTGGGGGCCTGGCGCTGGCCGAGGGCCAGGCGGATGCAGCACACGTTGTCGTGGTCGTCGCAGATCTGCACCAGACAGAGCCGATCGCGGCCGTGGATCAGACCCATCGCCTCCGTATCCACCGCCAGGGCGCGGGCCCCGGCGTAGAGCGCCGCCCACTCGGCGTCCAGGTCGCCGTCAAACACGGCGAAACGGGCGGGGGCGGGCAGGTTGCTGGAGGGTGCGGCAGTCATCGCGGGGCTGAGGGGGCCAGATCACCCATCGTGACAAGCCATCGCCCCGGAGCCTGGGGGCAGAATGGCGCGATGGCCACCACCGGCTCCACCCTGCTGCTCACCCTGCTCCTGGCCGTTGGCCTGGTGTTTTTTCTGCGGGCCGCCAGCAAGGACCGCACCACCACGGTGGAGGTGCGGTCCTCGAAGCCCCCTCTGGAGGTGCTGCCGCGCCTCAGCGACTGGCTGCAGCAGCGCGGCTGGCAGGCCGAGTTCAGCGACCCGGAGCGCCGCACGCTGCGCTTTCGCGGCCAGGTGAGCTCCAGCCTCCCCCTGGCAGTGCTGCTCTCCTGCCTGGGCGGCCTGGGGGCCGGCTGCCTCGGCCTGGTGCTGCGCCAGCTGCTGCCCCAGCTGGGCTGGTGGCCCCTGGTGCTGATCGCCCTGGGGCCCCTGGCCGGCCTGCTCTACCGCCGCCGGGCCAGCCGCAATGAAACCGTGGAGCTGCGGCTGGTGAGCCACGACCTGGCCACGGGCAGCGCCCTGCGCCTGCGGGCCCACCGGGACGAGCTGATCGCCCTGGAGCTGGAGCTGGGCCCGCAGCTGGGCCTGTTCAGCGACGGCAACCTGCTCAGCTCGCCGATCTGATGGCTGTGATCCGCTCCGCCACCTCCCCCCTGCGCCGGCGCCGGGTGCTGGCCCTGATCCTGTTGTTCTGCCTGGGGGTGGGGCTGGCGGCAGCGGCCCAGGCCCCCTCCGCCCTCGGCCCCGACCCGCTCACCGGCCCCCGCAGTCGCCTGAGCGAGCGGAAGGACTGGCTGGGCGTGCTGCCGCTGCCCCCCCAGACCGAGATCCTGGTGCTGGCGGGCCATGCCGATTCCCAGGGGATGCCCGGCGCCGGCACCTCCGGCGAGGCGGTGGCCCTGCGCGGTGCGGCTCCGATGCAACCCGGCATCAGGGATGAGCTGTACTGGAACCTGCTCACGGCCCAGGCGGTGGTGGAGCTGGGCCAGCAACGGGGGCTGCGCATCCGCTTCTACGACCCGCCCGAGCGCAGCATTGCCGATGGCAACGATCCACGCACCAACTGGAGTGTGGGCAAGACCCACGCGGCTGCCGGTGGCTATGCCCTGGAGATCCACTACGACGCCTATGGCCCCGATGGGGTGGGGTCGGGTCTGATCCCGCCGCTGCACCGCCACACCACCCGCCTCGATGAGAGCCTGGCCCAGGCCTTCGGCGCCTACCCGCTGCTCTACCGGGAGGGACTGGGTGCCCCCCGGCGCGGCATCGCCATCCTGGAGATCGGCAAGCTGGAGGGGAGCCTGGAGGCGGCCCTGCGCGATCCCCGCCGGAGAGAGGTCACCATCAACGCCATTGCCCTGCGGGTGGTGGAGGCCCTGGAGCGGGGGCTGGAGCCCGCTCCAGGGCCGGTGGTCAGCCCCGCTTTGCCGGTGGCCGTGGGGGCATCAGAGCCGCAGCCCGTTCAGCGGATCAGCCCACCGCCCCGTGGGGGGCGCAGCGCTCGGCCAGCGCGGCGTCGCTGAGCCAGGCCTGGGGCCTGGTGAACACCTCGGTGAGCAGGGCCTCGCGGCTGCCGGGCTCACTCCGATAGCCATACTCCCAGCGCACAAGCGGCGGCAACGACATCAGGATCGACTCGGTGCGGCCATTGGTCTGCAGGCCGAAGATCGTGCCGCGGTCGAACACCAGGTTGAACTCCACGTAGCGGCCGCGGCGGTAGAGCTGGAACTCCCGCTCCCGCTCGCCGTAGGCGGTGTGCTGGCGCTTCTCGGCGATCGGCACGTAGCTGGGCAGAAAGGCGTTGCCGCAGGCACTGGCCAGGGCGAACAGCTGCTCCCAGCTCTGCTCGATCGCACCGATCCGGCCGCTCTCGGCTGCCGCCGGACCCGTGGGGTCCTGGCCCTTGTAGAGCACGCCACCGGGGTCCTGGTAGTCGTAGAAGATGCCGCCCACGCCGCGGGTCTCGCAGCGGTGCTTCAGAAAGAAGTATTCGTCGCACCAGGGCTTGAACACCTGGTAGTAGGCCGGATGCACGCTGTCGCAGGCCCCCTTGAGGCTGCGGTGGAAGTGCTGGGCGTCCTCCAGAAAGGGGTAGTAGGGGGTGAGGTCGGCACCGCCGCCGAACCACCACACCGGACCGGCCTCGAAATAGCGGTAGTTGAGGTGAACGGTGGGGATGTAGGGGTTGCGGGGGTGGAGCACCATCGAGGTGCCGGTGGCGAACCAGCGGTGGCCCTTGGCCTCGGGCCGCTGGCTGAGGATCGAGGGCGGCAGCTCTGAGCCCTCCACCTCGGAGAAGTTCACGCCGCCCTGCTCGAACACCCGGCCGGCCTTCATCACCCGCGAGCGGCCGCCGCCGCCCTCGGGCCGCTCCCAGCTCTCCTCGGCGAAGCGGCCCTCGCCATCGAGCTGCTCCAGGCCGGCGCAGATGGAATCCTGCAGGCCCATCAGCAGGGCCTTGGCCCGCTGGCGGGAGTCGCTGGGGGGAGCCTCAAGGGCCTGGAGCATCGGTGCCACGCCCATCCGGCGTCAGGAAATCCCCCTCACCTTTTCAGGCGGCCGGGCCCCTCCACAAGCGATCGAGAGGCTCTGTCATGCCTGCCGGGCCGGTTGCCCTCCTTAGGATCGCAGTCCGTTGCAGCGCATGGATGGCATCCCTGGAACAGGCGACCGAAGCCCTGGGCCGTCTCAGAGATGCCGGCAGCGGCCGCAACCTGATCGAACTGGGCTGGATCGAGCAGCCGCGCCTGCAGGGGGACCGGCTGGTGTTCCGCCTCAGCCTGCCCTCCTTCGCCCAGAGCCAGCAGGGGCGGATCGCCGCTGAAGCCAGGGAAGCAGCCCTGGCCCTGGAGGGCATCAACGACGTGCAGATCGAGGTGGGTCAACCCGCCGCCCACCAGGGGGCTCCGATCGGCGGCGCCGGCCACGGGCCCGCCCCTGGACCCGGGGGGCAGCTGCCGGCCCGCCAGCCGATCCCGGGCGTGAGACAGGTGATCGCCGTGAGCAGCGGCAAGGGCGGCGTGGGCAAGAGCACGGTGGCGGTGAACCTGGCCTGTGCCCTGGCTCGCCGCGGCCTGCGGGTGGGCCTGCTCGACGCCGACATCTACGGACCCAACGCCCCCACCATGCTGGGGGTGGCCGAGCGCACACCGGAGGTGCGTGGCGAGGGGGCCAGCCAGGTGCTCACGCCGATCGAGAGCTGCGGCATCGCCATGGTGTCGATGGGGCTGCTGATCGACGCCAACCAACCGGTGATCTGGCGGGGCCCGATGCTCAACGGCATCATCCGCCAGTTCCTCTACCAGGTGGACTGGGGCGAGCGCGACGTGCTGGTGGTGGACCTGCCCCCCGGCACCGGCGACGCCCAGCTCACCCTGGCCCAGGCCGTGCCCATGGCCGGGGTCGTGGTGGTCACCACCCCCCAGCTGGTTTCACTGGCTGACGCCCGCCGCGGCCTGGCGATGTTCCTGCAGATGGGCGTGCCGGTGCTGGGGGTGGTGGAGAACATGAGCGCCTTCATCCCTCCCGATGCGCCGGAGAAGCGCTACGCGATCTTCGGCAGCGGCGGCGGCGCCACCCTGGCTGAGGAGGCCGCCGTGCCGCTGCTGGCGGAACTGCCCCTGGAGCTGCCGGTGCGGGAAGGCGGCGACCGGGGCCAGCCGGTGGTGCTCTCGGCGCCGGAGTCGGCCACGGCCCAGGCCTTCATCGCCCTGGCCGACCGGCTGCAGTCGCTCCAGCCCGTGCCGGCCTGAGTCGATGCTCACCCTGCCGGGCCGCAGCCGATCGATGTTCGGCGGACAGGCCCGCAGCCGCCGCAGCCGCCTGGCCTCCATCGACTGGATGCTGTGGGGCATCCCCCTGGCGATGGTTGGGCTTTCCGGCGTGCTGATCGCCAGCACCCAGCGCCAGGCCGACTACGCCGACTGGTACCAGCACTGGATCACGGGCGCCGTGGGACTGGGGGTGGCCCTGCTGCTCGCCCGGCTGCCGCTGCAGCGGCTGGCCCGGCTCCAGGGGCCGATCTTTGCGGGCACCGTGCTGAGCCTGGTGGCGGTGCGGCTGGTGGGCACCACCGCCCTGGGCGCGCAGCGCTGGATCAGCATCGGCGGGGTGCACGTGCAGCCCTCCGAGTTCGCCAAGCTGGCCGCGATCCTGCTGCTGGCGGGCATCCTGGCCCGCCACCCGGTCGAGCGTCCCGTGGATCTGCTGCGGCCCACCGCCATGATCAGCCTGCCCTGGCTGCTGGTGTTCATCCAGCCCGATCTGGGCACCTCGCTGGTGTTCGGCTGCGTGCTGCTGGTGATGCTGTTCTGGGCGGGCATGCCGGGAGCCTGGCTGGTGCTGCTGCTCTCCCCACTGGTGAGTGCGGTGCTGGCCGGCACCTGGGCCTGGGGGCTGATCGGCTGGCTGCCGCTCACCGGCTGGCTGGCCCGCACCAGCCTGCCCTGGAAGCGCATGGCTCCCCCTCTGGTGATGGCGGTTCAGGGGGTGTGCGCCATCATCACCCCCTGGTTGTGGCTGAACGTCCTGCAGGACTATCAGCGCGACCGGCTGGTGCTGTTCCTCGATCCGGCCAAGGACCCCCTCGGCGGCGGCTATCACCTGTTGCAGAGCACGGTGGGCATCGGCAGCGGCCAGCTCTGGGGCACGGGGCTGATGCGCGGCGCCCTCACCAAACTGCGCTTCATTCCCGAGCAACACACCGACTTCATCTTCAGCGCCCTCGGCGAGGAAACCGGCTTCATCGGCTCGGTGCTGGTGGTGGTGGGCTTTGTGCTGCTGATGTGGCGCCTGCTGCAGATCGCCGCCCAGGCCCGCAGCGACTTCGAGTCACTCGTGGTGGTGGGGGTGGGGGCGATGCTGATGTTCCAGGTGGTGGTGAACATCAACATGACCATCGGCCTCGGGCCCGTCACCGGCATCCCCCTTCCCTTCCTGAGCTACGGCCGCTCCGCCATGCTGATGAGCTTCATGGCCCTGGGGCTCTGCGCCTCGGTGGCCAGACACGGCCAGGCCAGCCGGGGCCGCTGGTAGCCATGGCTGCCACCACCCTTCAGGCCGTGCGCACCTGCCTCACGGCTGGCGTGCCGCCTGGTCGCAACGACGACGACTGTGCCCGTCGCCAGTGGTGGGCCGCCCTGGCCACCCTGCAGAACGACCTGCTGCTGCCGGCGGCGGACAGCCGGGGCATCTGGCTGGCGGCTCCCTTGCCGGCTCTGTATGAGCCCCAGTTGCTGGATCGGCTGCAGGGCTGGGTGTGGACACCCGCGCCGATCGAGGGACTGATCGGCCCCCAGCCCCCGCGGTTGCCGGGCAGTGACGGGGTGGTGGAGAGCGGCAGCCATGGTGGTGCCGCTTTTCAACGGCTCAGCCTGCTGGCGGAGGACGGCACCGACCCCCTGCTGCTGGTGATCACGCCCAGCGTGCAGGCCGGGCTGTGCCTGGATGGTCCGCCAGGCGGCCGGCGGCTGGTGGTGCGCTTTGAGCCGGCCGTGCTGAGCGAGGCCCTCGCCCTGATCCATCGGCAACTCGCGGCGCGGGACGCCAGCCAGGCCCGGCAGCTGCGTCTGGTGCTGGGGGGGCTGGGTGACCTGCGCAGCGACCCGGAACTGGGCCTGCGCTTCTGGCCCCGGCTGGCCGACCGGCTGGCGTCCATGGCGCCCAGCGTCACGCTGCAGCCGGTGCTGGGCCGGACAACCAGCTCTGCCCAGGCCGGCGCCGGCGGGGAGCTGGCCCTGCTGGAGGCCCTCACCCACGAGGTGCGCACCCCCCTGGCCACCATCCGCACCCTGATCCGCTCCCTGCTGCGCCGCCAGGACCTCTCCACCCTGGTGCGCCAACGGCTGGAGCAGATCGATGGCGAGTGCAGCGAACAGATCGACCGCTTCGGGCTGATCTTCCTGGCGGCCGAGCTGCAGCGCCAGGCGCCGGAGCAGGGGCCCCTCCACGACGGCGGCGGCGGGGACACCCGGCTGGCCCGCACCGACCTGAGCGCACTGTTGGGCCAGCTGGCCGAACTGTGGCAGCGGCAGCTGGATCGGCGCAGCCTGCAGCTCGACCTGCAGATCCCGCCGGGCCTGCCCACGGTGCTCAGCGATCCCGCCCGACTGGAAACCATGCTGGGCGGGTTGATGGATCGCTTCAGCCGCGGCCTGCCGGCGGGCAGCAGTGTGCGCGTGAGTCTGCAGCCAGCCGGTTCACGCCTGAAACTGCAACTGAGCAGCAGCGCCTGGCCCGACGGGGGCGCCCGGACCGAGACCGAACGCGACAGCCGGCGATCCATCGGCCCGGTGCTGAGCTGGAATCCCAGCACCGGCAGCCTGCACCTCAGCCGCCAGGCCACCCAGCAACTGTTCCGCCAGCTGGGGGGGCGGCTCACCGAACGCAATGGCAGCGCGCTCACGGTGTTCTTCCCGATCGGCTGAGCACGGCCTTTTCTTGACGGGGTGTGAAGACTCGCCGCCCTGCGGGAAAAGCGTCAAAACCACGGTGCTAGCTTCCCGCTGAACAAGTCTGCCGACACCTGAATCAGCCATGACAGCAACGGCGCTCAGCGGTCAACTCCCGAAGTACATCGGCAGCACAGGTGGCCTGCTGAATTCGGCCGAAACAGAGGAGAAATACGCCATCACCTGGACCAGCCCCAAGGGCCAGGTCTTTGAACTCCCCACGGGGGGTGCAGCCGAAATGAACGAGGGCGAAAACATCATGTACTTCGCCCGCAAGGAGCAGTGCCTGGCCCTTGGCACCCAGCTGCGCACCAAGTTCAAGCCGCGCATCGAGGACTACAAGATCTATCGCATCTATCCCGGCGGTGACACTGAGTTCCTGCATCCCAAAGATGGCGTTTTCCCTGAAAAGGTGAACGAGGGCCGCACCATGGTGGGCCACAACTCCCGTAGCATCGGCGCCAACCCCAATCCGGCCAACCTCAAGTTCACCGGCAAGAACACCTACGACTCCTGATCGCCGAACCGCATCAGCCATGCGCAACGGGGCCCCGGGCCCCGTTTTTTATTGGGTTCTGCGTCACCTTCGCCCTGAGCGGACACGACCGGCGCCTATAAAGGCAAGGCCTGCAGCCGCCCCCCTTGGACACCGGTGCCCCGGATCAGGCCTTCCGCGAGCAGGTTGCCGCTGGCCACACCTTCGTCCCTGTGTGGAAGCGCTGGCCGGCCGACCTGGAAACCCCCCTCACCACCTGGCTGAAGGTGGGAGCCGCCAGCGACCATGGCGTGCTGCTGGAGTCGGTGGAGGGGGGCGAGCGGATCGGCCGCTGGAGTTTCGTGGTGGCCGATCCGCTCTGGACCCTCACCAGCCGGGGAGAGCACAGTGAGCGGGTGTGGCGGGATGGTCGCCGGCAGAGCCTCAGTGGCAACCCCTTTGACCTGTTGCAGGAGTGCCTGGCGCCGCTGTGCTGCGGTGCCGTGCCCGACCTCCCCCCGACGGGCCAGCTGTTCGGCTTCTGGGGCTACGAGCTGATCCGCTGGGTGGAGCCCAGCGTGCCGGTTCACCCCGCCGCCGAGGGGGCACCGCCGGATGGCTGCTGGATGCTGGCCGACAGCCTGCTGGTGTTCGACCAGGTGAAGCGTCAGATCACCGCCGTGGCCTACGCCGATCTCAGCAACGGCGCCGATCCTGAGCAGGCCCACCGCGCCGCCTGCGCCCGGATCGCCCGGCTGGAAGAGCGGATGCATGCCCCCCTGCCGGCAGGCGTCACGCCCCTGCGCTGGCACGACGCGCCGGTGGCGGCCATCGGCCAAAGGCTGCAGCCGGTGAGCAACCGCAGTCAGGCCGATTTCGAAGCTGCCGTGGTCCAGGCACGGGACCACATCGCCGCGGGGGATGTGTTCCAGCTGGTGATCAGCCAGCGGCTGGAAACCCGCATCCAGAGGGACCCCTTCGAGCTGTACCGCAGCCTGCGGATGGTGAATCCCTCGCCGTACATGGCCTTCTTCAACTTCGGCGGCTGGTATCTGATCGGCTCCAGTCCGGAGGTGATGGTGAAGGCCGATCCGCTGCCGGGCGGCGGCATCAGGGCCTCCCTGCGGCCGATCGCCGGCACCCGCCCCCGGGGCCTGGATGAGGCGGAGGATCTGGCCCTGGAGGCCGAACTGCTCGCCGATCCCAAGGAGCGGGCGGAGCACGTCATGCTGGTGGATCTGGGTCGCAACGACCTGGGCCGGGTGTGCCAGCCCGGCAGCGTCACCGTGACCGACCTGATGGTGATCGAGCGCTACTCCCATGTGATGCACATCGTGAGCCAGGTGGAGGGGCTGATGGCCGAGGGCAAGACCGTGTGGGACCTGCTGATGGCCTCCTTCCCGGCGGGAACCGTGAGCGGCGCCCCCAAGATCCGGGCCATGCAGCTGATCCACGCCCTGGAACCGGATGCCCGGGGGCCCTACTCCGGGGTGTACGGCGCCGTGGACCTGGCTGGTGCCCTCAACACCGCCATCACGATCCGCACCATGGTGGTGCTGCCCAGCGGGGAGGGGGACTGGCGGGTGCAGGTGCAGGCCGGGGCCGGCCTGGTGGCCGATTCCCAGCCCGCCGCCGAATACCAGGAAACGCTCAACAAGGCCCGGGGCATGCTCAAGGCCCTGGCCTGCCTGCAGTGAGCGCATGGTGCCGATGACCGCAGCAGCCATCACGCCGGCCCGGGCCACCCCGGCGTTACTCAAGGGCTTTGAAGTGGAGCTGTTCACCGGCCGGCCCGACGGCAAGGTGGTGGGCTGCAGTGCCGAGGCAGCGGCCGCCCTGGAGGGCTTTGTCACCGAACCCGACCACCGCAACCTGGAGTACATCACGCCGCCGGCGAGCGATTACGGCAGACAGCTGGCGCTGCTGCTGGAACCCCGGCATCGGCTGCGGCCCTGGCTGGCGGAACGGGGCCTCACCCTGCTGCCGGGCAGCACCCTCAGCCTGGGGGACAGCGGCCGGTTTGAGCGCTCCGATCCCAGCCACCCCTACCACAGCTACATCGAGCGCACCTACGGCACCCGGGTGGTCACGGCGAGTGTGCACATCAACCTGGGGCTCACCGCCGGCAGCGGCTTCGAGGGCATGGGGGCCCTGTTCGCCGGCCTGCGGCTGCTGCGCTGCGAGGCCGCCCTGCTGCTGGCCCTCAGCGCCAGCTCGCCGTTCCTCGATGGCCGGCCCACCGGCGCCCACTCCCAGCGCTGGCTGCAATTCCCGCTCACCCCGCCCGTGGTGCCGCTGTTTCTCAACCACGCCCACTACGTGGCCTGGATGGACGAGCAACTGGCCATCGGCAGCATGCAGAACGTGCGCCACCTGTGGACCTCCGTGCGGCCCAACGGCGATCAGCGGCCCCACGACCTCAACCGGCTGGAGATCCGCATCTGCGATCTGGTCACCGACCCGCTGCTGCTGCTGGCGATCACCGCCTTCGCCGAGCTGCGCCTGCTGCAACTGGTGGCCGATCCCCAGCGCTGGGATCCCCTCCAGGCCAGCCAGCTCTCCCCCGCCGCCCTCTCAGCCCTGGCCGACCGCAACGACCAGGCCTGTGCCCGCGCCAGCCTGGATGCCGAGCTCCACCACTGGAGGGATGGGCGCCCCGTGCGCTGCGCCGACTGGCTGGCGGCCAGCCTGGCCGATCTCCAGCCGCTGGCCGAGGAGCTGCAACTCACCGCCACCATCGAGCCACTGCGGCAGGTGCTGCGGGATGGCAACCAGGCCATGCGCTGGCTGGCCCGGTATCGGGCAGGGGAGACGATCGCGGGGATCCTGGAGCAGGAGGTGGCAGGCATGGCGGCCCAGGAGCGGCAGCTTCAGCTCCGGCCCGACCCGCCCCAGTCCGCTACCAGCCACACAGACGCAGGTGCCGGTGTTTTGGGATGATCCATCCATCCCACGCTGCCAGTTCATCCCCCATGCGGCAGTTCGTGCCTCCCGTTGCCGAACCTTCCCCCAGGGCCACCCGACTGCTGGGTGAACGCCTGGAACTGGTGGAAGATCTCTGGAAGGCGGTGCTGTTGAGCGAGTGTCCCCCGGAGCAGGCCGAGCGCCTGCTGCGCCTCAAGCATCTCAGCGATCCCACGGAGAGCGGAGAGGGGCTGGCCCAGGCGGGCAGCGAGGCGAGCGCCGCCATCGTGCAGCTCATCCGGGAGATGGATCTGGCCGAGGCGATTGCCGCAGCCCGGGCCTTCTCGCTCTATTTCCAGCTGGTGAACATCCTCGAGCAGCACATCGAGGAGGACAGCTACCTCGACAGCCTCAAGCATCTCAACGAGCCCACGGTCGCCGATCCCTTCCTGCCTGCCCTGGCCAGCCAGAGCGAGCCAGCCACCTTCCGCCAGCTGTTCGAGCGCCTGCGCAGCCTCAACGTGCCGCCGGCCCAGCTGGAAACCCTGCTGCGCCACCTCGACCTGCGCCTGGTGTTCACGGCCCACCCCACCGAAATCGTGCGCCACACCGTGCGCCACAAACAGCGGCGCGTGGCCAGCCTGATCCAGAGGCTGGAGCAGGGCAGTGGGCTCAACCCCCTGGAGCGCCACAACCTGCGCCAGCAGCTCGAAGAAGAGATCCGCCTGTGGTGGCGCACCGACGAGCTGCACCAGTTCAAGCCCACCGTGCTCGACGAGGTGGACTACGCCCTGCACTACTTCCAGCAGGTGCTGTTCGATGCCATGCCCCTGCTGCGCCAGCGGGTGAGCACCGCCCTGGCCCAGAGCTATCCGGATGTGGAGGTGCCGCGGGACGCCTTCTGCACCTTCGGCTCCTGGGTGGGCTCCGACCGCGACGGCAATCCGTCGGTCACCCCGGAGATCACCTGGCGCACGGCCTGCTATCAGCGCCAGCTGATGCTGGAGCGCTACATCCGCTCCGTGGCCGAGCTGCGCGACCAGCTGAGCATCTCCATGCAGTGGAGCCAGGTGAGTCCGGCCCTGCTGGAATCCCTGGAGCTGGACCGGCTGCGTTTCCCGGAGATCTACGAGGAACGGGCAGCCCGCTACCGGCTCGAGCCCTACCGGCTCAAACTCAGCTACGTGCTCGAGCGCTTGCGGCTCACCGAAGCCCGCAACCGGCTGCTGGCCGATGCCGGCTGGGAATCCCCCTGCGACAGCAGCACCAGCGTGCCGCTGACCGGCGGCAACCTGGGGGCGAGCACCGGCCCCACCGCCCAGGAGCTCCACTACGGCTCCGTGGATGAATTCCGCAGCGACCTGGAACTGGTGCTCGAAAGCCTGGAGAGCACCGGGCTGAGTTGTGAGGCGCTGCAACACCTGATCAGCCAGGTGCAGATCTTCGCCTTCTGCCTGGCCAGTCTCGACATCCGCCAGGAGAGCACCCGCCACAGCGATGCCCTCGATGAGCTGAGCCGCTATCTGCAGCTGCCGGTGCCCTACGGGGAGATGGACGAACAGCAGCGGATCGACTGGCTGCTCTCCGAACTGCAGACCCGCAGGCCGCTGGTGCCCGCGGCCAGCACCTGGACTGATGCCACGGCCCAGACCTTTGCCGTGCTGCGCATGGTGAAGCGGCTGCAGGCCGAGTTCGGCACCCGCATCTGCCACACCTACGTGATCTCGATGAGTCACACGGTGTCCGACCTGCTGGAGGTGCTGCTGCTGGCCAAGGAGGCCGGACTGGTGGATCCGGTGGCCCAGCGCTCCTCCCTGCTGGTGGTGCCCCTGTTCGAGACGGTGGAAGACCTGCAGGGGGCACCGGCGGTGATGGACGCTCTCTTCCAGCAACCCTCCTACCGGCAGCTGCTGGCGGGTCGCGACGGCCAGGAGCCCCTGCAGGAGGTGATGCTCGGCTACTCCGACAGCAACAAGGACTCCGGCTTCCTCTCCAGCAACTGGGAGATCCACAAGGCCCAGATCGCCCTGCAGCGCCTGGCCACCCGCCACGATGTCGCCCTGCGCATCTTCCATGGCCGGGGCGGTTCGGTGGGCCGCGGTGGCGGCCCCGCCTACCAGGCGATCCTCGCCCAGCCCAGCGGCACCCTGCGGGGCCGCATCAAGATCACCGAGCAGGGGGAGGTGCTGGCCTCCAAATACTCCCTGCCCGAACTGGCCCTCTTCAACCTGGAGACGGTGACCACGGCGGTGATCCAGAACAGCCTGGTGAGCACGCCGGTGGACGACACCCCCAGCTGGAATGAGCTGATGGGCCGGCTGGCGGCACGATCGCGCGACTTCTACCGGGCCCTGGTGCACGACAACCCCGAGCTGGTGGCCTTCTTCCAGCAGTGCACGCCGATCGAGGAGATCAGCAAGCTGCAGATCTCCAGTCGGCCGGCCCGGCGCAAGAGCGGCGCCAAGGACCTCTCCAGCCTGCGGGCGATCCCCTGGGTGTTCGG encodes:
- the gshA gene encoding glutamate--cysteine ligase produces the protein MTAAAITPARATPALLKGFEVELFTGRPDGKVVGCSAEAAAALEGFVTEPDHRNLEYITPPASDYGRQLALLLEPRHRLRPWLAERGLTLLPGSTLSLGDSGRFERSDPSHPYHSYIERTYGTRVVTASVHINLGLTAGSGFEGMGALFAGLRLLRCEAALLLALSASSPFLDGRPTGAHSQRWLQFPLTPPVVPLFLNHAHYVAWMDEQLAIGSMQNVRHLWTSVRPNGDQRPHDLNRLEIRICDLVTDPLLLLAITAFAELRLLQLVADPQRWDPLQASQLSPAALSALADRNDQACARASLDAELHHWRDGRPVRCADWLAASLADLQPLAEELQLTATIEPLRQVLRDGNQAMRWLARYRAGETIAGILEQEVAGMAAQERQLQLRPDPPQSATSHTDAGAGVLG
- the ppc gene encoding phosphoenolpyruvate carboxylase, with the translated sequence MIHPSHAASSSPMRQFVPPVAEPSPRATRLLGERLELVEDLWKAVLLSECPPEQAERLLRLKHLSDPTESGEGLAQAGSEASAAIVQLIREMDLAEAIAAARAFSLYFQLVNILEQHIEEDSYLDSLKHLNEPTVADPFLPALASQSEPATFRQLFERLRSLNVPPAQLETLLRHLDLRLVFTAHPTEIVRHTVRHKQRRVASLIQRLEQGSGLNPLERHNLRQQLEEEIRLWWRTDELHQFKPTVLDEVDYALHYFQQVLFDAMPLLRQRVSTALAQSYPDVEVPRDAFCTFGSWVGSDRDGNPSVTPEITWRTACYQRQLMLERYIRSVAELRDQLSISMQWSQVSPALLESLELDRLRFPEIYEERAARYRLEPYRLKLSYVLERLRLTEARNRLLADAGWESPCDSSTSVPLTGGNLGASTGPTAQELHYGSVDEFRSDLELVLESLESTGLSCEALQHLISQVQIFAFCLASLDIRQESTRHSDALDELSRYLQLPVPYGEMDEQQRIDWLLSELQTRRPLVPAASTWTDATAQTFAVLRMVKRLQAEFGTRICHTYVISMSHTVSDLLEVLLLAKEAGLVDPVAQRSSLLVVPLFETVEDLQGAPAVMDALFQQPSYRQLLAGRDGQEPLQEVMLGYSDSNKDSGFLSSNWEIHKAQIALQRLATRHDVALRIFHGRGGSVGRGGGPAYQAILAQPSGTLRGRIKITEQGEVLASKYSLPELALFNLETVTTAVIQNSLVSTPVDDTPSWNELMGRLAARSRDFYRALVHDNPELVAFFQQCTPIEEISKLQISSRPARRKSGAKDLSSLRAIPWVFGWTQSRFLLPSWFGVGAALQEELERDPAQMELLRLLYQRWPFFRMLISKVEMTLSKVDIDLAHHYVQALGRDSHRQAFEQIFQTIAAEFGLTRDLVLQITGHQRLLDGDPALQLSVDLRNRTIVPLGFLQVALLRRLRDQNRQPPMREPDSPGHDGRTYSRSELLRGALLTINGIAAGMRNTG
- a CDS encoding chorismate-binding protein; translated protein: MDTGAPDQAFREQVAAGHTFVPVWKRWPADLETPLTTWLKVGAASDHGVLLESVEGGERIGRWSFVVADPLWTLTSRGEHSERVWRDGRRQSLSGNPFDLLQECLAPLCCGAVPDLPPTGQLFGFWGYELIRWVEPSVPVHPAAEGAPPDGCWMLADSLLVFDQVKRQITAVAYADLSNGADPEQAHRAACARIARLEERMHAPLPAGVTPLRWHDAPVAAIGQRLQPVSNRSQADFEAAVVQARDHIAAGDVFQLVISQRLETRIQRDPFELYRSLRMVNPSPYMAFFNFGGWYLIGSSPEVMVKADPLPGGGIRASLRPIAGTRPRGLDEAEDLALEAELLADPKERAEHVMLVDLGRNDLGRVCQPGSVTVTDLMVIERYSHVMHIVSQVEGLMAEGKTVWDLLMASFPAGTVSGAPKIRAMQLIHALEPDARGPYSGVYGAVDLAGALNTAITIRTMVVLPSGEGDWRVQVQAGAGLVADSQPAAEYQETLNKARGMLKALACLQ